From the Trichocoleus sp. FACHB-46 genome, one window contains:
- a CDS encoding helix-turn-helix domain-containing protein encodes MTSPSTLAIEQDYAWLIAIPKRDEFTQPQFHFGERVKWSGEDTQGVWSRKTGRIIGLKFTHDSQWHYSIHLDTEFLPSEAIAEEVWIAEAELKLVPDSASVRKQLKPESEWMTTQQAAQVLGISAEQLRKLRRRQLFKIGYHYRDTSVPGSGLPHWQWHIERCGKALEMPPEKRSSRTK; translated from the coding sequence ATGACATCCCCTTCAACCCTCGCGATCGAGCAGGACTATGCCTGGCTGATCGCCATTCCTAAGCGCGACGAATTCACTCAGCCTCAATTTCACTTTGGCGAACGCGTGAAATGGTCTGGAGAAGATACCCAAGGAGTATGGTCCCGTAAAACCGGACGCATTATTGGCTTAAAGTTCACCCACGATTCCCAGTGGCATTATTCCATTCATCTAGATACAGAATTCTTACCCTCTGAAGCGATCGCCGAGGAAGTTTGGATAGCAGAAGCAGAACTGAAGTTAGTGCCAGACTCTGCTTCGGTACGCAAACAACTGAAGCCTGAATCTGAGTGGATGACCACGCAACAAGCCGCTCAGGTGTTGGGCATCTCCGCTGAGCAACTTCGCAAACTGCGGCGACGGCAGCTGTTCAAAATTGGCTATCACTACCGCGATACGAGTGTTCCTGGCTCCGGACTACCCCACTGGCAATGGCATATTGAGCGCTGCGGTAAAGCTCTAGAAATGCCACCAGAGAAACGATCCAGTCGCACTAAATAG